GCAAACATGCCACGGTGATTGTCACCTCCAAAGAGCTCATGGCCACTAGGGAGGAGATTGTCAaagaagcacctgaccccaagcGGTCAGCCAAGTCTTTCAAGCTCgtggagggcgccaaggaggtcctcatagaccccagcagctccgagggcaacatggtgcgcattggcaccatgctttcctcgaAATAGGAAaatgcgctcatcgacttcctctgcaccaatagagacatctttgcatggagaccatcgaacatgccaggcattctgagagaagtcactaagcacaccttgaagatcaggcGAGGCTCCAAgtcagtgaagcagcgcctgcatcgcatcgacgaggagaagcgtagggccatcgatgaggagattgcgaagcttttggtggctagatTTATCAAGGAAGTGTGTCACCCTGAGTCATTAGCCAACCCCATTCTGGTAAGAAAAAagtgtgggaaatggagaatgtgtattgattacacgggtctcaacaaagcatgtccaaaggatctgtttcctttgccatgcatagatcaagtagtcgactcaacctcagggtgtgaaaccctctgcttccttgatgcatactctggataccatcaaatcatgatgaaagagtctgaccagctcatgacatctttcatcacctggTTCGGATTGTTCTGCTACATCATAATGCCGTTTGGTCTAAAAACACGGGGGCTACGTATCAGCATTATATACTCAAGTGTTTCAGGGACCTCTTTGGGTGAACCGTTCAGGCCTAcatagatgacatcatggtcaagtccaaacaagCTGACCAGCTCATAgccaacctagagcagaccttcgtgaaactccaagcaaacgacatcaaactcagaTAAATACGTTTTTGGGGTCCTGAGGGGTACACTACTAGGTTTTATCATCTctaagcgcggcatcgaagccaactcagagaagatctcggccatcataaggatgggcctgatttagaacataaagtgggtacaacgagttatagggcGCCTCGCCATGCTTAGCCATTTTATCTCGTGCTTTGGCAAACAacgtctccccctctatcggcttctaaagaaagccgaccgttttgaatggatgcccgaggcccaggaggcactttacaaggtcaagcagctcctaacaAAGGCCTCGATCCTAGTCCCCCGACCATCAGGGAACCGCTCCTGCTCTACATtatggccaccatgcaagtggtcagcatcgccctggtgaaaggtccttgtttggttttggtaattgagtgacaacttaggtggactaattgtgtttatgtgagatacacaggtgattagtccacaggtacatgtgtgtgagcaacatatgccatgaaggtgaaaatggcttggagatgttgcaaagctcacacatgtgatgatgaaggagcttaaatgcacatgagacatgacattgagtcatgtgatcaaggtggagaagatcaagacaagacttggcttgatggaccggttgcaagcgtgaagggcaagtcgaaggctttggagtgatggaccgcgtggtggtgaagcttgagcaagacttggcgccgatggatgatggcaatggcgaagagcaagtagagtcaagatcgatgaaccaatatgatcatatgatgatatgaagtggatcatatcattgttgatcgtgttggtgcatgtgttgcatcaacattggaggagatggaatggaatgcgcaaggcaaaggtataacctagggcatttcatttcatcggtcataggtgtgtagagaagtttatgaccgggtttaggatagatggccgtactatcaagaggggcaaacttgtttgcatatcggtcatctagtgccactcgagtgatctaaccttACATtgtcactaggatcgagtggcgtggcaagttgagtggctaacatcctttgggaaatgattgtgaaaatgctaacatacatacacatggtggtgtacacttggtggtgttggcacatttacaaaggcggtggtgtttgcagggttgagatgagtttgggtccctctctgattcggcgctttcgggaaaatggaatgcctattttctattgcgccggatgcaaattctggtggttagcacattggtgcaagggtgaagaagttagaagtgaaaacgagttggtcgcaaagatgccggcgtcggtcaactgaccggacgctggatctgaatgcaccggacgctggaaggctgcgtccggtcaggctgacgtacagtGACGCAGTAACtggagtgtgatcggacgctggctgcgtccgatcgcgttcgaccggacgcatccggtcatgctcaggagcttactggaaacgaccggacgctgggggttcagcgtccggtcagttgagtgctgctacgTCTGGTCAAGTCAAAtgaccgttggaaccaggacacgtggtcgtctgcgagtgaccgaacgctgatgtccagcgtccggtcaacacgaccggagcgtccggtcggcccaaccgttgcccagtgaaggggtaacggctagtttagcccttggggctataaatagaagtggccctcggccatggctggtgctgagcaccttgggggactttgtgtccatgcttgagagtgcttgggagccctccatcacacacatacttgatagtgatcattcgattgtgtgagtgagcgattctagtacgattgcatcgtgaggttgcatcgagtggcactaggtgatcgagttgcaggccggtggtgcttgttactcttggaggttgccacctcctagatggcttggtggtggtctctgtcgaagcgcgcaagaagcttgtgcggcgctctggagaagtgcttgtgaggggcattgtgctcgccccacgggagctgcgaagagcaactctagtaaagcgtgtcattgagctaccctcacttctggggtaggttcttgcggcgcccgacgtgcgggcttagcgggtgatgctaattagccgccgaaccaccaagtgagcggtcaacacaacagggactagcgtgttggcaaacacgtgaacctcgggagaaaaatcatcgtatcaactttgttcttcccgttggtttgcatccccattacacaagcttgcaattacttttatacatattaagcttgtgtagttgctcttgtaattagatagcttgtgtagcttgctaattaccttcttgcttgtgtagcatagaagtagctcccttgcgtggctaatttggttttagcaaccttgttagtcacattgcttagtttgtgtagctaagtatttgtgctctctaattaggcattggttgccttgttattgagcattgctagtgagcttagttagctttgtgcttttgcttactagcatgtgtaggagctcccttgttgcttaaagtactagtggcataggtttgtgtaaccttgctcctagaattgtttaggagagctctagctagcccggcacctttattgcataattgttatctttgcaaggtgctagtgaacacatatagtggggtatagtcttggctagaccgatagtcttaattccgcatttatatcggttagccgacgtgattaagttttagaaaagactattcaccccccctctagtcgccatctcgacccttcacctggTAGTAGAGTGGGAAGaggagggacacgccctcaaagtacagcatcCCGTGTACTTTGTTAGCGAGGTtttgtccgattccaagactcactacccccaaatctagaaactcctatacatcgtccttatcgccaagaggaagttacgTCATTAATTCGAGTCACATTTGGTGATAGTCATGACATCCTTTCCCCTCAACAAGGTTGTCCAAAACCAAGACGCCATAGGAAGGattgcaaagtgggcactcaaattGATGGGTCAGGGTATCTCGTATGCCtctcggacggccatcaagtcccaatcCTGGCTGACTTCATggcagaatggaccgagatccaaaagCCACCAGCGGCCATTGACcaggagtactagatgatgtacctCGATGGGTCGCTAATGAAGAAGGGGCCAATGTGGGGTAGCTCTTCATTTCACTCCTCAGAGTGCgcatgaagtacatggtccaCATCCACTTCcctgcctccaacaatgtggtcgaatatgaggcactcattaaCGGCCTATGCATCGTTGTTGAGCTAGGCATCTAACGGCTCGACATCcgaggtgactcctagctggtcattgaccaggtcatgaaggagtcaagctgccacaacccCAAGGTGGCTGCGTATTGCCGAGAGGcctgccagctagaggacaagttcaacgatctcgagctcaatcacatcccgaggggCTCAACAAAGCAGCTAATgtgctggcaaagatggcgtccaACCAAGAGCCAGGGTTGATGGGCATTTTCGCTAGTGACCAGTACAAGCCCTCGATCCACAACGAGGAGCCAGAATGAACTAGTGACAAGCCGCTGACCTCGGGCTCAAGGGCTGTCCAACCCTCAGCTCCCCCTGacctcgaggtcatggagcttgatgtaGACCCAGtggcagagcccgaccctcttaCTGACTGGAGGACGCATTACCTCGAttacctcctccgtgaggtgcTACCAacagacaaaatggaggctcgacggctcacgcgtcgcgccaagtcctttgttgttgttgttgaggggagctctacaagcaaagccacaccaggatcctacagcgctgcatccccatcaaacaagggaaATAGTTGCTAAGACATATCCATGGTAGGGTCTGCGGGCACCATGCTGTACCTAGGACCCTGGTTAGAAATGTGTTCCGAcggggcttctactggccaaccatagTATCCGACGTTGAATAGGTTgtgcgcacctgtgaagggtgtcaatactatgctcagtagacccacctaccggcccaagcactccaaatgatccccatcacatggccattcatggtctgggggctcgatatgGTCGAACCCCTCAAGAGAGTGCCcaagggctatacgcacttgcttatcgccgtagacaagtttacaaagtggatagaggcttggccgatctctgtgatcaagtctgagcaagccgtgctattcttccttgacatcgtccatcactttggaatcttgaactccattatcatgaaCAATGACACGTAGTTCACCGAGaaaaagttcctccgattctacgatgaataccacatccgcgtcgattgggccaccgtggcgcacccccgcacaaACAGGCAGGTCAACCACACGAACGGCATGGCCCTACAAGGCCTCtggcctaggatcttcaactggttgaacaagtttggcagacaaTGGGTCACGGAGCTCCtcgtggtgctctggagcctaaggacaacccccaaCCAGGCCattggctacacacccttcttcatggtctatggttctaaggctattctcccgaccgacctcgactatggagcgccgagggtcagggcatacaatgagcagggagccgaggcgtccctcgaggatgccatggatcagctcaACAAGGCATGTGATGTTGCTGTCCTTCGCTTGGCTAAGTACCAACAGGCGTTGCGGCAGTACCACAGCCGTCGGGTGTGGGGTTAGGCCTTCAACGGCGAGGACTTGGTActccgcctcgtctagagcaacaaaaatagTCATAAGCTCTCTCcgtcgtgggagggaccatatgtcatcATAGAAGTGCTCTGACCcagcacctataagctcaagaccatagACGGCAAGGTCTACGTCAATgcatggaacatcgagcagctacgtcatttttacccttagcaTATGCTTGTACCCATGATAACTAAGAATGGTGTTTCTAAAATACAAAAATGCTTTCTTTTTTGCTATCTTGTCCTCGGTCCTTAGTGACAActaaccccagcaatggcatAGGGCCGAGCCTCACTCGGGCCTGATAAGAGCATATGTATTCAGAAACAATCGCTATGCCCGACcccttctcacgttaagatctaaaaGCGAGAGCTGTGGAAACAAACACTAAGTAAAGTTGGTTTGACTGTAaggaacctacgccccagtggctatggcattcttgctcactagcatgatcagggTTCTTTCACCCGTGCCTTAAGCTTTGTAGCCTTAACAACagaaaagggtcagaatgcagtAACCTTTTAATAACACAAAAGAACTAAAACTTGTTCATTTATTACAAGACCACCACTTCAtttatctaactaactaattttttggggggtgatctcatcctctatcttggtagataagtcctatgccagatgggccacctccttctcaatgTCCTTCAGCTCGACGTCGGAGTAGCTAGGCATGAAGGCTTGGCTCATCGTCGCTAGATCGATATTCTCATAGTGAGAGCGAGCGATCGCAAATGACCGAATGATGCCAAAGCGGAGCGTGCCCCACGCAATGCTATGCACATGATCCGTGATCTGGATGGTGCGAACAGTGACCAAGCTCGTCTCCTATGTCGGGGCCAGCTCGAGGTCGTTGTAGACCAGTAGGACGGTGATGCGTAGGGCATCGTGCTCTTCGCTCTCCTTTAGGAGGGTGGCCTTCACATCGCCAAGCTCCTTCTCCAGGCTATGGCTCTTTGTCACCTTCGCCATGAGCCTATCATCAAATCCTATCCAAGTCACATGACAACCACATCAAGGGACTCACCATAGGCTCTAGGgaaaaagacaacaagggaaactagAGGCTTACCATCCACGTCCGCCCAAAGCCTGTGCACCTCATCATGTTATTGggtcacctcggcctctaggCACTAGACCTCTTCCTGGCATTGACCGACCTTCATGGTGAGCCTAGTGGACACGCCCTCAGCCAcaaccttcaggtccctctccccctcaaGGTCACCCTTGAGGAGGTCAATCCGCTGCTGGGCGTCAGCACGCTCCTAGTGAGCCAAGTCACACTCCATACGAAAGCCCCTCTATGGCCCAGAGCAAATCATCCCGCTCCTTTCATAGCCGCTCGGCCTCCACGGTGTCCATGCGTGCCCTCTTGataagggccatgagcttctccctaGCCTCACGGGCATCATCATGAGCATCCTTTTCCCTGACTCGGAGGTCGGCTAGCTCCTGGGTGGTGGgagcaagctcagccacctcctgacgGGTGGCAGCAAGCTGTGCGGCTAGCCCCTCACTCTGTCGCATCTCTTCGGCGAGGCGGTCCCAAACATCCTTGTCGCGACGAAGGAATTGGGACTTCTCCTAGCTACGGGCCATAAGGGACTACGGagaggacaagacttagaggcgcgGAAAGGGAAAATGAGGGTCAGAAacatggtcatatcatacctggccaaccagGGAGATGACGTCGCGCAACAAGCTCAATGCGGTGGTCAGGGCGCGAACCGTAgtcccaacctccatgtggacgCTCCCCTATTCCCTCTCCTCTGCGGTGGCGTCAAGGGCAAAAAGCGTCGCCATCGTGTCCCGCCGATCAGCCCACCGGATCTAGGATCCTCCCCACACGTGTGGGTCGCTGCCCACCTAGACTAGAGACTGGGATGGCTATGCGTTGATCCTAAGCGGCACCGACCCCTCTTGCGGCAGCAACTCCTCCAGAGCGGCCCCTTTGGTAGTAGAGGGGGCGGGTGATGTGGATGCGAAGGCCTACCCTGTTGCCACATATGCTAAGGACACCTTGGGTGCGTCCTCTTCCGTCTACCCCACCATAGACGTAGCCACCTACACGGACATTAACTTCTGTTGTGTCATCTTCGCCTATGACGTCGTAGCCGCACCCAGACATACCATGTCCACCATGGATGCCTCGGGTGCATCCCATTCCATCCGCCCCGCTAGGGAGGTggccacccacatggatgatggCTTCGGCTATGCCACTTCTGCCTGTGACATCATGGCCACACCCGGCTATGCCATGCCTGCCACGGGCACCCCGGACGTGCCCTCCTCTGTATGCTGTCCCATGGAAGCAGCCACCGGCTACACCTCCCTGGTCGACGCCATGGCCTCCCCAGTGCCACTCCCACTCACCTCTGATGCGACGCTAGCTGACTCCTGGCATGTCTACCggagggcgaggctcttcttcGGTGCAAGCCTCAGGAGAGTCCCGCGTCCTCCGATGCTACAAAGGACATGACGAAGAGTTTACGGCAAAAAATCATTAGAGCAAAAGGATGAAAAACTCTTAGCTCACCTCGATGCCACCGGGCAATGATGTTTTGGGCCAACCCACTCGACCCCTGTTGCTCCTCGTCGGCACGTTGCCGCTTTGAGCCCTCCCTCTGCTCGGAGGCTCTAGATGGAGCGGGGCGAGGCGGCTTGATTTCGCTAGCTCTAGGGGCGCATCCTCCCCCTCCTACCCTAGGGCATGACATGGGAAAGGCCCACCTATGGTAGAGAGGGATCCTCATCCCCACTGCCCAGCTCATCCCATTGAACGGGCGACCCAAAACcatcgccttcttcttcttcttcttcttcttcctcctcctcctcctcctcctcctcttcctcgtccAAACCCTGCCGCTGCTTTCCTCGGTTTAGACTTGCCCGCTGCTTCGCCCGCTGCCTCgccttcttatcatccttctccttcttcctcttctcgtcCACAGAGCGGCTCATCGCCCTCATAGCCGCGTGCTCTGGTAGCGGCGCGGTGAAGGCTTGAAAGCCCAACCTTGTCGGTAGCTCGACGAAGCCAGTGTTTGGCCACATCACGGGATGTCCTAGGATTAGGAACATAGTGTTGGACTCCTCtgttgcctccttgatgcgctgtgtgACCTCGCTGTCATGGAGTGGCCCCTAGGCGAGCACCGTCCTATCGAGCTACGCACTAGGCATCATCCTATATAGTGGAAGGGCACGcgccatcagtggtgccaccctcctcatgtgatATGCCCCGATGACACTGGCCCCACGAAGGCTATGGCTCTTTAGGAACACAATGGCATTAAGGATATCACgcatcctcttcttttccttctcagGAGGTCACCACGACCACACCTATGGCGCCTCTTTGATGTGGCGTTCAGTGAAGTCCGGTAAGGGGGCAGCGGCTGTGTTCGTCACTTAGAACCACTAcgcatgccaccccttgttggaccttGATAGctagcagggcatgtactcggtgGACCGCTACCCCCGGAGGTGGATCCTGGGTAGCCCATCGACAGTAGTAGGTCCCTAGCTCTATCCCTCTTCCTAAGCAGGGAAACACAAAAGAAGTACCACCATAATTTGAAGTGGGGttcgatccccaggtaccccttgcACAGCGCGATGAaggccgcaatgtgctggatctCATTGGGGTTCAGATGTTGCAACTCAATTTGGTAGTGGTGTAGCAGTCCTTGGAAGAATGAATGGGGAGGAATCGTGagtccacgctcatggaagggcgCAAAGGCCATGATGTAGCCATCGGACGACGTCAGCGCCTCCTCATGACCGGGCATGAGCCACTCCGTCATGTTGATCCTCCCACAgagaagaccacgcttgatgAAACCCTCTATGCGCATGTGGGTGACATCGGAGCAATACCATGACCCCATGGGAGGCAAGGGCAGAAGAATGAGAGCTACACTGGCGGAGAAAGAGCGAAGGCAATGGATCCAAACGCTGGCGGTGGAGAAGCAGAGAAGGTGAGGCTGCGGTTAGGCATATCAAAAGATGGAGGGAAAGGCCACTATTTAGAAGGGAAGGCAGAGCGAGAGGCAAACCGTTCGCCTAGATCTATGCGCCCACCATGCCTCATCACATCGCCTCTCTAAGAaacatgtgaaagcatctaggcccctagttgggtttcggtgattaatgacgacatgagattaatatgactaacatatgttttacagag
The nucleotide sequence above comes from Miscanthus floridulus cultivar M001 chromosome 18, ASM1932011v1, whole genome shotgun sequence. Encoded proteins:
- the LOC136523795 gene encoding uncharacterized protein, which produces MPGILREVTKHTLKIRRGSKSVKQRLHRIDEEKRRAIDEEIAKLLVARFIKEVCHPESLANPILFTEKKFLRFYDEYHIRVDWATVAHPRTNRQVNHTNGMALQGLWPRIFNWLNKFGRQWVTELLVVLWSLRTTPNQAIGYTPFFMVYGSKAILPTDLDYGAPRVRAYNEQGAEASLEDAMDQLNKACDVAVLRLAKYQQALRQYHSRRVWG